Within Microterricola gilva, the genomic segment GCACTGACCAAGTTCGTCGGGCAGTACGAGACGAGCTGGCAGTACGTCTTCGGCGTCTCGATCGTGGCGATCATCCCCGTCGTCGTGCTGTTCATGCTGATCGAGAAGCGCCTCGTCGGCGGGCTCACAGCAGGCAGCGTGAAGTAGCGCTATGCGGTGGTCCGCCCGCGCGTGAACTGGGCGCGGTGGCGGCTGGGGGAGACCCCGGTTCGCCGCGCGAACAGGCGGCTGAAGTAGGCGGCATCCGCGTAGCCGACGAGCTCGGCGATGCGGGAGACCGGCAGCTCCGTGTCGACCAGGAGCTGCCGGGCCATGCGGATGCGGGACTGCACGAGCAGCTCGATCGGTGTGCTCCCCGTCACCGTGCGCACCGCCTCGCGCAGTTCGGCGATGCCGAGGCCGAGCCGGCGTGCGCGCTCGTCCATCGAGATCTCGAGGGTCGCGGACTCGACGAAGGCGGCGGTCGCGCGCGCGGCGGCCGCCGTCGGGTCAGCGGGCCGGATCGACGCGGCGACGGCCACGAGAATCCGGTGGCAGAGCGCGGATGCCGCGAACGGCGCGATCGGGTCGGCCGCACCGAGCGCCGCGCGCAGCTCGGCGAACTCGGTGCCGAGTGCAGGCAGTTCCCGCAGCGGCAGCACCGGGCGCGTCCGGTCGAACAGCCCGAGCCGCGTGTACGGCTGCACGCCGCTGCCCGTGACGAGCA encodes:
- a CDS encoding AraC family transcriptional regulator; its protein translation is MDDWAEYTNPLGVLRDFGLSCLGAGEQADATAGFESRHLDSHALVIITSGSGSYRDRRTGAAGIAVHAPAILSITPGTEHGYAPDAAGWSESWLLVTGSGVQPYTRLGLFDRTRPVLPLRELPALGTEFAELRAALGAADPIAPFAASALCHRILVAVAASIRPADPTAAAARATAAFVESATLEISMDERARRLGLGIAELREAVRTVTGSTPIELLVQSRIRMARQLLVDTELPVSRIAELVGYADAAYFSRLFARRTGVSPSRHRAQFTRGRTTA